A single genomic interval of Nymphalis io chromosome 30, ilAglIoxx1.1, whole genome shotgun sequence harbors:
- the LOC126780071 gene encoding uncharacterized protein LOC126780071, with amino-acid sequence MSSGDEIDVELLIMAVKKRLCLWNYKLQDYSNKTIKNRAWVAVCEEIVNDFKDKSIIEKNAIGIQVQSKWKTLRDGFTRYCRTLKRKSGSAVSKAKQYTFYDQLLFLKDVTEDKGQSTSNFDAPSQTILPPTTTPTPMPKRQRIRQSDGDDALIEKLTKKLNYKLDKAERDFSPPPDEDKLFLLSLVSDFKNITADWKLDAKLEVMQVIKHYKSLSMPSTSHSSYNYAGYSTTTHSARPESQVTTNESLSSQNSMQNTIPSTSHSSHNYSAYSTTTHPERPKSQLTNIESLSSEDSVSNTIITELFSE; translated from the exons ATGAGCTCCGGAGACGAAATTGATGTCGAATTGTTAATTATGGCAGTAAAAAAAAGGCTTTGTCTTTGGAATTATAAGCTACAAGACTACAGTAACAAGACAATAAAAAACAGAGCATGGGTAGCAGTGTGTGAGGAAATTGTAAATGATTTTAAGGATAAATCCATAATTGAAAAAAACGCAATCG gtatACAGGTACAGTCTAAATGGAAAACTTTAAGAGACGGCTTCACAAGATATTGCAGAACTTTGAAGAGAAAAAGTGGTTCCGCAGTGTCTAAAGCAAAACAGTATACATTCTATGATCAACTACTATTTTTGAAAGATGTTACCGAAGATAAGGGTCAAAGTACTTCAAACTTTGATGCTCCCTCTCAGACAATTCTACCACCAACAACAACGCCAACGCCAATGCCAAAACGACAACGGATACGCCAAAGTGATGGTGATGATGCTTTGATTGAAAAATTaactaagaaattaaattataaactggATAAAGCTGAGAGAGACTTTTCTCCTCCTCCAGATGAGGATAAGTTATTTCTGTTGTCCCTAGTAAGTGATTTCAAAAACATAACAGCAGATTGGAAATTAGACGCCAAATTAGAAGTTATGcaagtaataaaacattacaagtCTCTTTCAATGCCTTCAACGAGTCATTCTTCATATAACTACGCGGGTTATTCCACCACAACACATTCTGCAAGACCGGAAAGTCAAGTCACAACTAATGAAAGCTTGTCGTCTCAGAATTCCATGCAAAACACAATTCCTTCAACGAGTCATTCTTCTCATAACTATTCGGCGTACTCCACTACAACACATCCTGAAAGACCGAAAAGTCAACTCACAAATATTGAAAGCTTATCCTCTGAGGATTCTGTTTCAAATACCATAATAACTGAACTCTTCTcagaataa